A part of Paenibacillus sp. IHBB 10380 genomic DNA contains:
- a CDS encoding CheR family methyltransferase, translating to MDIKSPTSLLSDKQAENVPIDTDYMNFIQRINKTTGINLSEYKEAQMKRRLTTLRLKNGYNSFDSFYEAMMSNKVLFYEFLDRMTINVSEFWRNPNRWETLRDVILPDLLEGKRRLKVWSAACSTGEEPYTLAMILSDRKALLESSLEASDIDDGALEKAKQGLYLERSLKDVPKDVAARYFTEEGSMFKINDSLKKAVQFKKQNLLLDKFDTYYDLIVCRNVMIYFTEEAKTKLYQKFADSLRPGGYLFVGSTEQIFSPAQYGLESTETFFYRKKL from the coding sequence ATGGATATAAAATCTCCCACATCGCTTCTAAGTGATAAACAAGCAGAGAATGTCCCTATTGACACGGATTATATGAATTTTATTCAACGAATTAATAAAACTACCGGAATTAATCTTTCAGAGTACAAGGAAGCGCAGATGAAGCGCCGTTTGACGACACTTCGGTTGAAGAATGGCTACAATAGCTTTGATTCTTTCTATGAGGCTATGATGAGCAACAAAGTGTTGTTTTATGAGTTTCTGGATCGGATGACGATTAATGTTTCTGAATTTTGGCGTAATCCTAATCGCTGGGAAACGCTACGGGATGTCATTCTTCCAGATCTATTGGAGGGTAAACGCCGTCTTAAGGTATGGAGTGCGGCTTGTTCTACAGGCGAAGAGCCTTATACGTTGGCCATGATATTGTCTGATCGGAAGGCACTATTAGAGAGTTCTCTTGAGGCTAGTGATATAGATGATGGTGCGCTAGAGAAAGCTAAACAGGGACTCTATTTAGAAAGGTCTCTTAAGGACGTACCTAAGGACGTGGCAGCCCGCTATTTCACAGAAGAAGGATCGATGTTCAAGATCAATGATTCGTTAAAAAAAGCAGTCCAATTCAAGAAACAGAATCTACTGCTAGATAAGTTTGATACCTATTATGATCTCATCGTCTGCCGCAATGTGATGATTTATTTCACAGAGGAAGCCAAGACTAAGCTTTATCAGAAATTTGCTGATAGTCTTAGGCCGGGAGGATACTTATTCGTTGGAAGTACGGAACAGATATTTTCCCCAGCTCAATACGGGCTTGAGTCAACAGAAACGTTCTTCTATCGTAAAAAACTATAA
- the aroC gene encoding chorismate synthase gives MSLRYLTAGETHGPQLTAIIEGLPSNLTLDFEALNFQLHRRQKGYGRGRRMQIEKDTAQIVGGVRHGYTTGAPVALVVANNDWTHWKNIMNIEPIEGTDEEKRRVHRPRPGHADLNGGLKYNLKDLRNVLERSSARETTVRVAVGAIARQFLEQFGIRIAGQVIRIGEIEAPPHDLSIDELIEKTEASSVRVVDVETEKKMEAYIDQIKQDGDSIGGIVECIVEGVPIGLGSYVQYDRKLDARIAQGVMSINAFKGVEIGIGFEAGILRGSQVHDEIMYEEERGYHRASNRLGGFEGGMTNGMPVVVRGVMKPIPTLYKPLQSVDIDTKEAFTAQVERSDACAVPAASVVMEHVVAWEIAKAFLEKFGGDSMEETQTNYNQYLAQLERY, from the coding sequence ATGAGTTTACGCTATTTGACTGCTGGTGAAACACATGGACCTCAGCTCACGGCTATTATTGAGGGGTTACCTAGCAATTTAACATTAGATTTCGAAGCATTGAATTTTCAACTCCACCGTCGCCAAAAGGGATATGGACGTGGACGTCGTATGCAGATAGAGAAAGATACAGCACAAATCGTAGGTGGAGTTCGTCATGGTTATACGACAGGTGCTCCTGTAGCTCTGGTCGTCGCTAATAATGACTGGACACATTGGAAGAACATTATGAACATAGAACCGATAGAAGGCACGGATGAAGAAAAACGTCGTGTTCATCGCCCTCGTCCAGGCCATGCGGATCTTAATGGTGGACTTAAATACAATTTGAAGGACTTGCGTAACGTACTTGAACGTTCTAGTGCAAGAGAAACGACAGTTCGCGTGGCTGTTGGTGCAATAGCGCGGCAATTCCTTGAGCAATTTGGAATAAGAATTGCAGGTCAAGTGATTCGTATTGGGGAAATAGAAGCCCCACCACATGATTTATCTATAGATGAGTTGATTGAGAAGACTGAAGCGTCTTCTGTACGGGTTGTAGATGTTGAGACAGAGAAGAAGATGGAAGCTTATATCGATCAAATTAAACAAGATGGCGATTCCATTGGTGGCATTGTTGAATGTATTGTTGAAGGTGTTCCGATTGGACTGGGAAGTTATGTGCAGTATGACCGGAAGCTAGATGCACGTATCGCTCAAGGTGTGATGTCAATCAACGCATTCAAAGGTGTAGAGATCGGTATCGGATTCGAAGCGGGCATTTTACGTGGTTCTCAAGTACATGATGAGATTATGTATGAGGAAGAACGTGGATATCACCGTGCTAGTAATCGTCTAGGTGGATTCGAAGGCGGAATGACGAACGGTATGCCAGTCGTTGTTCGCGGTGTGATGAAACCTATCCCAACCCTCTATAAGCCACTACAAAGTGTAGATATTGATACGAAAGAAGCCTTCACTGCACAGGTAGAGCGTTCAGATGCTTGCGCAGTGCCAGCAGCGAGTGTTGTGATGGAGCATGTTGTCGCATGGGAAATTGCTAAAGCCTTCTTAGAGAAATTCGGTGGTGACTCGATGGAAGAGACCCAAACCAATTATAATCAATACCTTGCTCAATTAGAGAGGTATTAA
- the aroB gene encoding 3-dehydroquinate synthase has translation MRTVTVDLGERSYPIYIGQGLIDRMGQYFERHGISTKSPLLIVTDELVAPHYLNRVEKQLAAEGFQTVSKVVKSGETSKSLTVFEEVMTTAIEGGLDRSSTVVALGGGVVGDLAGYVAASYMRGIKFVQVPTTILAHDSSVGGKVAVNHPLAKNMIGAFHQPELVLYDLDTLQTLPPRDVSSGLSEMIKHGLIQDGDFARWCREHATELLSLDPEALGYGLERGCSIKASVVSRDERENDLRAILNLGHTIGHAIEAVGGYGEYLHGEAISIGMAGSAMLAVKLGRDESIYDETVSMLTSLGLPVKMADHLSTDDIMAAMMHDKKFKEGHMLFIIPDSIGAVSIVKDVPEQLVRDVIDLLREGGEVHV, from the coding sequence ATGAGAACGGTGACAGTAGATCTAGGAGAGCGATCATATCCGATTTATATCGGGCAAGGTCTTATTGACCGAATGGGGCAGTATTTCGAGCGTCATGGTATATCTACTAAAAGTCCTCTATTGATCGTTACGGACGAGTTGGTTGCGCCTCATTACTTGAATAGAGTAGAGAAGCAATTGGCAGCGGAAGGATTTCAGACCGTGTCCAAGGTTGTGAAATCTGGAGAGACGTCTAAATCGCTAACTGTCTTTGAAGAAGTCATGACGACAGCTATTGAGGGCGGACTTGATCGTAGCTCGACTGTCGTGGCGCTTGGTGGTGGCGTAGTGGGTGATTTGGCTGGATACGTTGCTGCAAGTTATATGCGAGGAATTAAGTTCGTACAAGTTCCGACGACGATTCTAGCACATGATAGTAGCGTTGGGGGTAAGGTTGCTGTGAACCATCCTCTTGCCAAGAATATGATCGGTGCTTTTCATCAGCCTGAGTTAGTATTGTATGACTTAGATACGTTACAAACGTTGCCTCCACGGGACGTATCGTCAGGACTTTCTGAAATGATCAAACATGGATTAATTCAGGATGGTGATTTTGCAAGATGGTGCAGAGAGCATGCTACTGAATTACTGTCATTGGACCCTGAAGCTCTAGGATATGGTTTAGAACGTGGTTGTAGTATCAAAGCCTCGGTTGTGTCTCGGGATGAACGGGAGAATGATCTTCGAGCTATTCTTAATCTAGGGCATACGATTGGTCATGCCATAGAAGCTGTTGGTGGATACGGTGAATATTTACATGGTGAAGCTATCTCAATTGGGATGGCGGGTTCAGCAATGCTTGCTGTCAAATTAGGTCGTGACGAGAGTATATATGATGAGACAGTGAGTATGCTGACATCCCTTGGATTGCCTGTAAAGATGGCGGATCATTTATCTACAGACGATATCATGGCAGCTATGATGCACGATAAGAAGTTCAAAGAAGGGCATATGTTGTTTATTATCCCGGACTCTATTGGTGCTGTAAGCATCGTTAAGGATGTACCCGAACAGCTCGTTCGAGATGTGATAGATCTACTTAGAGAAGGAGGGGAAGTCCATGTATAA
- the aroH gene encoding chorismate mutase, whose translation MYNRGIRGATTVTQNEEQEILSETVTLLREIITRNAVEPEDICSVWITMTNDLDATFPARAIRQLEGWELVPLMCSVEIPVQGSLPQCIRLMIQVNTEKSQREMKHVYLNDARKLRPDLSASTN comes from the coding sequence ATGTATAATAGGGGAATTCGTGGTGCAACGACGGTGACACAGAATGAAGAGCAGGAAATTCTAAGCGAGACAGTGACACTACTTCGTGAAATTATTACCCGTAATGCAGTTGAACCTGAAGACATCTGTAGCGTATGGATTACGATGACTAACGATCTCGATGCTACTTTTCCAGCAAGAGCGATCAGACAACTGGAAGGTTGGGAGTTAGTGCCTTTGATGTGTTCGGTTGAGATTCCTGTACAAGGAAGCTTGCCACAGTGTATCCGTCTCATGATACAAGTGAATACAGAGAAGAGTCAGCGGGAAATGAAACATGTTTATTTAAATGATGCACGCAAGCTTAGACCTGATTTATCCGCTTCAACGAACTAA
- the trpE gene encoding anthranilate synthase component I, whose product MMTPSVEQVISLASQYNLIPVVKRLLSDMETPIRIFQRYAQRDHAFLLESVEGGSQWARYSFIGTDPFLMISGKKGKIILEKNGEQEIMKGKPVEELKALLRMYRSPKLDDMPPFTGGAIGFFGYDLLQYYEKLPAHAVDDLHMDDIRFMFCDSIIVFDHVKQQILLVGNVHIKEGDTDSDIQASYEIVSRKLEDIAEQLQEQGPRENVNSRSIPLDVELGDIKSNMTKEQYIANVEQAKEYIRSGDIFQVVLSQRFHIETEVSPLHVYRVLRTLNPSPYMYYLKMNEEIIVGTSPEALVKVDGDRAETRPIAGTRPRGENEQEDRELSEELMADEKERAEHLMLVDLGRNDLGRVSQFGSVKCDSFMEIERYSHVMHLVSNVSGRLREDKDFFDAFLSCLPAGTVSGAPKLRAMEIIAELEKEARGAYAGAIGYLGFTGNMDSCITIRTLIFRKGKAYVQAGAGIVWDSVPEKEYEETVNKAKALLKAIRTAEAMFPSVMEETGSINQDYLYEYTPQG is encoded by the coding sequence ATCATGACCCCCAGTGTAGAACAGGTAATTTCTCTTGCAAGCCAATACAACTTAATTCCTGTTGTGAAGCGTCTGTTATCAGATATGGAGACGCCGATACGGATTTTTCAGCGATATGCTCAGCGAGATCATGCATTTCTGTTAGAGAGTGTCGAGGGAGGGAGCCAATGGGCTAGATACTCCTTTATCGGTACAGATCCATTTCTCATGATTTCTGGTAAAAAGGGCAAAATCATTCTGGAGAAGAATGGTGAGCAAGAGATCATGAAGGGGAAGCCAGTAGAGGAGCTAAAGGCGTTATTGCGTATGTATCGAAGCCCTAAACTGGATGACATGCCTCCTTTTACTGGAGGAGCTATTGGATTCTTTGGATATGACTTATTGCAGTATTATGAGAAATTGCCAGCTCATGCGGTTGATGATCTCCATATGGATGATATACGTTTTATGTTCTGTGATTCAATTATCGTATTCGATCATGTGAAGCAGCAAATATTGTTAGTGGGGAATGTTCATATCAAAGAAGGAGATACCGACAGTGATATTCAAGCCTCGTACGAGATCGTTAGTCGTAAGTTGGAGGATATTGCTGAGCAGTTACAGGAGCAGGGTCCACGTGAGAATGTGAATAGCCGAAGTATTCCGTTGGATGTGGAACTGGGTGATATCAAGTCCAATATGACGAAAGAGCAGTACATTGCAAATGTAGAACAAGCGAAAGAATACATTCGTTCGGGAGATATTTTTCAGGTGGTATTATCCCAGCGATTCCATATTGAGACAGAGGTTTCCCCATTGCACGTATATAGAGTACTAAGAACACTTAATCCATCTCCCTATATGTATTATCTCAAAATGAATGAGGAAATCATTGTCGGCACATCGCCTGAGGCACTAGTTAAGGTTGATGGAGATAGAGCTGAGACAAGGCCGATAGCGGGCACAAGACCTCGTGGAGAGAATGAGCAAGAAGACCGTGAGCTTAGTGAAGAGTTAATGGCGGACGAGAAGGAACGTGCAGAGCATCTTATGCTTGTTGATCTAGGACGCAATGATTTAGGACGTGTATCCCAATTCGGAAGCGTAAAGTGCGATTCATTTATGGAGATTGAGCGTTATTCACATGTTATGCACCTTGTGTCCAATGTGTCAGGGAGACTGAGAGAGGATAAAGATTTCTTTGATGCCTTTCTTTCTTGCTTACCGGCAGGAACCGTATCAGGAGCACCGAAGCTACGAGCGATGGAAATTATTGCGGAATTAGAAAAAGAAGCTCGGGGTGCTTATGCGGGTGCAATCGGATATCTAGGATTTACAGGTAACATGGATTCATGTATTACGATCCGTACTTTGATCTTTCGAAAAGGAAAAGCATACGTCCAAGCCGGAGCAGGTATTGTCTGGGACTCCGTTCCAGAGAAGGAGTATGAAGAGACGGTTAATAAAGCCAAAGCACTTCTTAAGGCTATTCGTACGGCGGAGGCTATGTTCCCTTCAGTTATGGAGGAGACGGGAAGCATAAATCAAGATTATTTATACGAATATACGCCACAAGGGTAA
- the trpD gene encoding anthranilate phosphoribosyltransferase produces the protein MKDTELLQSSIAELIQGRDLTRQKARSIMESIMVGAATHTQIGALLTALRIKGETIDEITGFAEAMRGAGSRMLTESEHLLDTCGTGGSGLHKFNISTTSAIISSSVSVRVAKHGNRSASGRAGSADVLEALGVNINISAEQAKRCLDEIGICFLFAQIYHPSMKHAAAPRKELGIRTVFNMLGPLTNPAGADRQLLGIYDRNMTETIAHVLKELGLKRALVVSSLDGLDEISISAPTQVSELRGGKVSTYDIHPHDLGLDLHPIEDVLGGDAAQNAQIIQSVLQGTKGPYRDVVLANAGACIYVSGLSESIAGGVKLAAEAIDNGKAHDKLNQLILMTGDQSNVS, from the coding sequence ATCAAGGATACAGAATTGCTACAGAGTAGCATCGCCGAACTGATTCAAGGTCGTGACCTTACACGTCAAAAGGCACGAAGTATCATGGAGAGCATTATGGTGGGTGCAGCAACGCATACGCAGATTGGTGCCTTGTTAACGGCCTTAAGAATAAAAGGTGAAACGATTGATGAAATAACGGGATTTGCTGAAGCTATGAGAGGTGCGGGTAGTCGGATGCTGACAGAGAGTGAGCATCTGCTCGATACGTGTGGAACGGGTGGATCAGGATTACACAAGTTTAATATTTCCACTACTTCAGCTATTATTTCGTCATCTGTATCGGTTCGGGTAGCTAAGCATGGTAATCGTTCTGCATCAGGGCGTGCGGGAAGTGCTGATGTATTGGAAGCATTAGGAGTCAATATCAATATCTCTGCCGAACAAGCGAAGCGTTGCTTGGACGAGATAGGTATATGCTTCTTATTCGCTCAAATTTATCATCCATCGATGAAACATGCAGCAGCACCTCGTAAAGAGCTTGGTATTCGAACTGTATTCAATATGCTGGGTCCATTGACTAATCCTGCCGGTGCTGATCGTCAGTTACTGGGTATCTATGATCGCAATATGACAGAAACGATTGCACATGTGTTGAAGGAGTTAGGTTTGAAACGTGCCTTAGTCGTTTCCAGCTTGGATGGATTAGATGAGATTAGTATTTCTGCACCTACACAAGTTTCTGAGCTACGGGGAGGGAAAGTAAGTACTTATGACATCCATCCCCATGATCTAGGACTTGATTTACATCCGATTGAGGATGTTCTGGGGGGAGATGCCGCTCAGAATGCCCAAATTATACAATCGGTTCTGCAAGGTACTAAGGGTCCTTATCGTGACGTGGTATTGGCGAATGCAGGTGCTTGTATTTATGTCTCTGGGTTATCCGAATCCATTGCTGGAGGTGTGAAACTAGCGGCTGAGGCTATTGATAATGGAAAAGCACATGATAAACTGAATCAGTTGATTCTAATGACGGGAGATCAATCCAATGTATCTTGA
- the trpC gene encoding indole-3-glycerol phosphate synthase TrpC, with amino-acid sequence MYLDKIVATKVEEVKKLAQHFNLTEIERDIAALPETKGFIKALNERRHREMGLIAEVKKASPSKGLIRPDFHPVDIALAYEQAGADCLSVLTDEVYFQGCGEYLKAVRSAVNIPLLRKDFIIDERQIYEARVLGADAVLLIASILEPAQISSFLEIAASIGMDSLIEVHNQQELEEVLKLDQASLIGINNRNLHTFETSLQTTAELVRLIPDGITIISESGISSVEDMTYLKQAGADGVLIGEYFMRQQEIGTAVQHLMGPLKDQGGRF; translated from the coding sequence ATGTATCTTGATAAAATAGTAGCAACGAAGGTCGAAGAAGTGAAGAAGCTTGCACAGCATTTCAATCTTACAGAAATAGAACGAGATATCGCAGCTTTACCCGAAACCAAAGGATTCATAAAAGCGTTAAATGAAAGACGCCATCGGGAGATGGGGTTGATCGCCGAAGTGAAGAAGGCTTCACCCTCTAAAGGCCTAATTCGTCCAGATTTCCACCCTGTAGACATTGCGCTAGCCTATGAACAAGCAGGAGCAGATTGTTTGTCTGTACTGACGGATGAAGTGTATTTTCAAGGGTGCGGGGAGTATTTAAAGGCGGTTCGTTCTGCGGTAAATATTCCATTATTACGTAAAGATTTCATCATTGATGAACGGCAAATATATGAAGCACGGGTACTTGGAGCAGATGCGGTACTTCTGATAGCTAGCATTCTTGAGCCTGCACAGATCTCGTCATTCCTCGAAATTGCCGCATCTATCGGCATGGATTCATTAATTGAAGTGCATAATCAGCAAGAGCTGGAAGAAGTGTTGAAACTGGATCAAGCCAGCCTAATAGGCATTAACAATCGAAACTTGCATACATTTGAGACTTCCCTCCAGACTACGGCTGAGCTTGTACGACTTATTCCTGATGGAATTACGATCATTAGTGAGAGTGGCATATCAAGCGTCGAAGATATGACGTATCTGAAACAAGCAGGAGCAGATGGCGTGTTAATAGGAGAGTATTTCATGCGTCAGCAAGAGATTGGCACTGCGGTTCAACATCTTATGGGTCCCCTTAAGGATCAAGGAGGAAGGTTCTAA
- a CDS encoding phosphoribosylanthranilate isomerase: MGSALVKICGLQDVEVLKYMNDLPVDYIGFVFAKSRRQVSVDTAAILVPQLSKWQNEKTPESVGVFVNPTMEQLSEVMDRVSLDVIQLHGQEKPEFCRKVKQAFGVKIFKVIQIQRTEDTSDSSDIETALQEYIGVIDAVLLDTFDPVHGGGSGKTFAWEQITRYQDWSHHEGIPLWIAGGLDPDNVEELLELYHPHGVDVSSGVESNGIKDIDKIKTFVERVKGL; the protein is encoded by the coding sequence ATGGGGAGTGCGTTAGTTAAAATTTGTGGACTTCAGGACGTTGAAGTGCTAAAATATATGAACGACTTACCTGTGGATTACATAGGGTTTGTATTTGCTAAAAGTCGTCGTCAGGTCTCAGTGGATACCGCAGCTATTCTGGTACCGCAGTTATCTAAGTGGCAGAATGAGAAGACACCAGAAAGTGTGGGCGTATTTGTTAATCCAACGATGGAACAGTTATCCGAAGTGATGGATCGTGTTTCACTAGATGTGATTCAGCTACATGGACAAGAGAAACCCGAATTCTGCCGTAAGGTAAAGCAGGCATTCGGGGTTAAAATATTTAAAGTTATTCAAATTCAAAGAACAGAGGATACTTCAGATAGTTCTGATATAGAGACTGCTCTTCAGGAATATATAGGTGTCATTGATGCCGTATTATTGGACACATTCGATCCTGTGCATGGAGGCGGTTCTGGGAAGACCTTCGCTTGGGAGCAAATAACACGGTATCAAGATTGGAGTCATCATGAAGGTATTCCGCTATGGATTGCCGGTGGGCTTGATCCTGATAATGTCGAGGAATTATTGGAACTCTATCATCCTCATGGAGTAGATGTCTCTAGTGGTGTTGAAAGTAATGGAATCAAAGATATAGATAAAATTAAAACTTTTGTTGAAAGGGTGAAAGGTTTATGA
- the trpB gene encoding tryptophan synthase subunit beta, with the protein MTQVPDQHGRFGPFGGRFVPETLMNALIELENAYNENAADASFQAEIDYLLKQYSGRETPLYYAERLSQRLGDAKIYLKREDLNHTGAHKINNAIAQGVLAKRMGKNKVIAETGAGQHGVATATVAALLGMECKVFMGEDDTKRQALNVFRMKLLGAEVVPVTSGSRTLKDAGNEALRYWVSHVDDTFYVLGSAVGPHPYPMMVRNFQRIIGDETRAQILEAEGRLPNMLVAAVGGGSNAIGMFYPFLEDKEVAMIGVEAAGKGVDTEFHAATMSKGTHGVFQGSMSYLLQDEHGQVQEAHSISAGLDYPGVGPEHSYLKDIERVQYVPITDQEALDALELLCRTEGIIPALESAHAVAQVVKLAPTFTKDDIVVICLSGRGDKDVESIMAYRGGGQL; encoded by the coding sequence ATGACACAAGTACCGGATCAGCATGGACGTTTCGGTCCATTCGGAGGTCGCTTCGTACCTGAGACATTAATGAATGCATTAATTGAATTAGAAAATGCTTATAATGAGAATGCAGCAGATGCAAGCTTTCAAGCAGAAATTGATTATTTACTTAAGCAATATTCGGGTCGTGAGACCCCGCTGTATTATGCAGAACGTTTAAGCCAACGCTTAGGTGATGCTAAAATTTACTTGAAGAGAGAAGATTTAAATCATACCGGGGCTCATAAAATCAACAATGCCATCGCACAAGGTGTACTCGCTAAGCGTATGGGCAAGAACAAAGTGATCGCTGAGACAGGAGCCGGTCAACATGGCGTTGCAACGGCTACAGTAGCTGCACTTCTTGGGATGGAATGTAAAGTATTCATGGGTGAGGATGATACGAAACGTCAAGCGCTTAATGTATTCCGTATGAAGCTATTGGGTGCTGAGGTTGTGCCTGTGACTTCGGGATCACGCACACTGAAGGATGCTGGAAATGAGGCACTTCGTTACTGGGTCAGTCATGTGGATGACACATTCTATGTATTGGGTTCAGCTGTGGGCCCACATCCGTATCCAATGATGGTACGTAACTTTCAGCGTATCATTGGAGATGAGACCAGAGCACAAATACTGGAAGCCGAAGGTCGTCTGCCGAATATGCTCGTAGCCGCTGTTGGAGGGGGAAGTAATGCGATTGGTATGTTCTACCCCTTTTTAGAAGATAAAGAAGTTGCTATGATTGGCGTAGAGGCTGCTGGTAAAGGAGTCGATACGGAGTTTCATGCAGCAACGATGAGCAAAGGAACCCATGGTGTGTTCCAAGGCTCTATGAGCTATCTTCTACAGGATGAACATGGACAGGTTCAAGAAGCTCACTCCATCTCAGCGGGTCTTGATTACCCGGGTGTAGGTCCCGAGCATTCTTATCTTAAAGATATCGAACGTGTCCAATATGTCCCCATAACAGATCAAGAAGCACTGGATGCACTGGAGCTTCTCTGTCGGACGGAAGGAATTATACCCGCATTGGAATCTGCACATGCGGTTGCTCAAGTTGTGAAGCTGGCACCAACGTTTACTAAAGATGATATTGTGGTCATCTGTCTGTCTGGTCGAGGAGATAAAGATGTGGAATCCATCATGGCATACAGAGGGGGAGGACAGTTATGA
- the trpA gene encoding tryptophan synthase subunit alpha — protein MNLMDQTFETLKSQNRTALMPFLTIGDPDLDTTVEIIQELEAAGADMIELGVPYSDPLADGPVIQRASQRALKQGVTIRKCMETALKARQAGVKMPFILFTYYNPVLQMGLTHFFEQIQAHDISGLIIPDLPIEESEEVRRLADEVGVSFIPLVAPTSHERIARIVGNASGFVYCVSSLGVTGERATFHQGVEEFIQTVKQYTTLPVAIGFGISTREQVEHFSEICDGVVVGSAIVRQIESVIPLLSNASTKQEGLLQIRNFVAQLKV, from the coding sequence ATGAATTTAATGGATCAAACATTCGAGACATTAAAGAGTCAGAATCGGACAGCACTCATGCCATTTCTAACCATAGGTGATCCTGATTTGGATACTACGGTGGAGATTATTCAAGAACTAGAAGCTGCGGGTGCCGATATGATCGAGCTAGGTGTTCCTTATTCTGATCCTCTTGCAGATGGTCCTGTTATTCAGCGAGCTTCACAGCGTGCTTTGAAGCAAGGCGTAACCATCCGTAAATGTATGGAGACAGCATTGAAGGCTCGCCAAGCAGGCGTGAAGATGCCATTTATTCTATTCACATATTACAATCCTGTATTGCAAATGGGTCTGACTCACTTTTTTGAACAGATCCAAGCCCACGATATTAGTGGTCTAATTATTCCAGATCTACCTATCGAGGAATCAGAGGAAGTAAGACGTCTGGCGGATGAAGTTGGAGTGAGTTTCATTCCATTGGTAGCTCCAACATCGCATGAACGAATTGCTAGAATTGTAGGTAATGCTAGTGGCTTCGTTTATTGTGTATCATCGTTAGGTGTAACGGGAGAGAGAGCGACCTTCCATCAAGGTGTAGAAGAGTTTATTCAGACGGTTAAGCAATACACAACTCTTCCAGTTGCTATTGGGTTTGGAATATCGACGCGGGAACAGGTAGAACATTTCTCGGAAATCTGCGACGGAGTCGTTGTAGGTAGCGCTATTGTTCGTCAGATCGAATCGGTTATTCCATTGCTGAGTAATGCGAGTACCAAACAAGAGGGATTGTTACAAATAAGAAATTTTGTTGCTCAATTAAAAGTATAG